A genomic region of Persephonella marina EX-H1 contains the following coding sequences:
- the ispG gene encoding flavodoxin-dependent (E)-4-hydroxy-3-methylbut-2-enyl-diphosphate synthase — MIKRRKTREIDVGGVKIGGDNPVVVQSMTDTKTHNIEETLSQIKRLADAGCEIIRVAVPTEKDAEALKEIVKRSPIPVIADIHFSPRIAFTALESGIHGIRLNPGNINDEGKIREILQECKKKNITVRLGVNSGSLEMGILEKYGFPSGEALAESALNWSEFFEKVGFTKFKVSIKGSDVLQNIEANKIFAEKTDIPLHIGITEAGPAGRGSVKSAVGLGILLYMGIGDTVRVSLTADPEEEVKVAYQILQSLGLRRRGIEIVSCPTCGRIEVNLPEVVRKVEEKLDGKNIPIKVAIMGCVVNAIGEAREADIGLACGNKSAILFKKGEPVKRVSEDQMIDQLLKEIDNLEI; from the coding sequence ATGATTAAGAGAAGGAAAACAAGAGAGATAGATGTTGGTGGTGTAAAGATTGGTGGGGATAATCCCGTTGTAGTCCAGTCAATGACAGACACAAAAACACATAATATTGAGGAGACCCTCTCACAGATAAAAAGGCTCGCAGATGCAGGCTGTGAGATCATAAGGGTTGCTGTCCCAACTGAAAAAGATGCTGAAGCCCTAAAGGAAATAGTCAAAAGATCACCTATACCTGTTATAGCTGATATACATTTCTCACCAAGAATAGCATTCACAGCACTGGAAAGCGGGATACACGGTATAAGACTGAACCCAGGAAACATAAACGATGAAGGAAAGATAAGGGAGATACTTCAGGAATGTAAGAAAAAGAATATAACAGTCAGATTAGGCGTAAACTCAGGATCACTTGAGATGGGTATACTTGAGAAGTACGGGTTTCCTTCAGGTGAGGCACTTGCAGAGAGTGCTCTGAACTGGTCTGAATTCTTTGAGAAAGTGGGATTTACAAAATTTAAGGTTTCCATAAAAGGCTCTGATGTTCTCCAGAATATTGAGGCGAATAAGATCTTTGCAGAAAAAACTGATATACCCCTTCATATAGGAATAACAGAAGCTGGACCTGCAGGGAGAGGATCTGTTAAATCTGCTGTGGGTCTTGGGATTCTTCTTTATATGGGGATAGGCGATACGGTAAGGGTATCATTGACAGCCGATCCTGAGGAGGAGGTAAAGGTCGCCTACCAGATATTACAGTCACTTGGACTGAGAAGAAGAGGAATAGAGATAGTATCCTGTCCAACATGTGGAAGAATTGAGGTTAACCTTCCTGAGGTTGTTAGAAAGGTTGAGGAAAAGCTTGACGGTAAAAACATTCCTATAAAGGTTGCCATTATGGGCTGTGTTGTTAACGCTATAGGAGAGGCGAGAGAGGCTGATATAGGTCTTGCCTGTGGAAATAAATCTGCGATCCTGTTCAAAAAAGGTGAGCCTGTAAAAAGGGTTTCTGAAGATCAGATGATAGATCAGCTTTTAAAAGAGATAGATAACTTAGAGATATAA
- the argB gene encoding acetylglutamate kinase, with protein sequence MERLVEKAEILMEALPFITKFRGKTFVIKYGGNAMAKADLKVAFAQDILMLKYIGINPVIVHGGGPQIGQMLKRMGLESKFVGGLRVTDRETMEVVEMVLGGLVNKSIVMLINRYAGGHIRAVGLTGKDGGLIRAKKLDAQEYFRQMGDFRPTELLDLGHVGEVEYIDTQILKHLEEDNYIPVIAPVGFDTEGNAYNINADFVASAVAGALKAEKVIFLTDIEGLKDEQGNTVSSINVERINRMIEEGVIKGGMIPKVKACIQALSQGVKKAHILDGRIPHCVLLEIFTSEGIGTEIVS encoded by the coding sequence ATGGAAAGGTTAGTTGAGAAAGCTGAGATCCTTATGGAAGCTCTACCTTTTATCACAAAGTTCAGAGGTAAAACATTCGTTATAAAATACGGCGGAAATGCTATGGCAAAGGCTGATCTAAAGGTTGCCTTTGCACAGGACATACTCATGCTCAAGTATATCGGTATAAACCCTGTTATAGTTCACGGTGGTGGACCACAGATTGGACAGATGCTGAAGAGAATGGGACTTGAGAGTAAGTTTGTAGGTGGACTCAGGGTTACAGACAGGGAAACTATGGAAGTTGTTGAGATGGTTCTTGGAGGACTCGTTAACAAGAGTATTGTTATGCTTATAAACAGATACGCAGGAGGTCATATAAGGGCTGTAGGTCTTACAGGAAAGGATGGAGGTCTTATAAGAGCTAAAAAGCTGGATGCTCAGGAGTACTTCAGACAGATGGGAGATTTCAGGCCTACAGAACTTCTTGATCTTGGACATGTAGGTGAGGTTGAGTATATAGACACTCAGATCTTGAAACATCTTGAAGAGGACAACTACATACCTGTTATAGCACCTGTAGGTTTTGATACGGAGGGAAACGCTTACAACATTAACGCCGATTTTGTAGCCTCAGCTGTTGCAGGGGCATTGAAAGCTGAAAAGGTTATATTTTTGACAGATATTGAAGGTCTGAAAGATGAACAGGGGAATACAGTATCATCCATAAACGTTGAAAGGATAAACAGGATGATAGAGGAAGGTGTTATAAAAGGAGGGATGATACCTAAGGTAAAGGCATGTATTCAGGCATTATCGCAGGGCGTAAAGAAAGCCCATATACTTGATGGTAGAATCCCTCACTGTGTTTTACTTGAGATATTTACGTCAGAGGGGATAGGAACTGAGATAGTTTCCTGA
- a CDS encoding IGHMBP2 family helicase: MRLRFKDKQEYVTYWENLVELEREAEKDFHLNEILSLSGKERQKKGRAILGLQGRYIGEIIGDFQVYRFFKEDMPDHQINVGDVVLVSRKHPLRDGIEGTVFEKGKHFITVVFSQILPSGKKWRIDLFVNDITFKRMSGTLHMFEKGYSFFPEDTVLGDNGYTVCEEEIQFFNESLNQFQREAVKKAVCSDKLFMIHGPPGTGKTTTLLEVIIQHVSKGDRVLATADSNTAVDNIVEGLVERGVNVVRIGHPARLKKELLDVSLDAVAESHPDYNEVRSIEKKIKKLKSLQESYKKPTAQRRRGLSYSDILKYAKSGKKVRGHRIETLKSMAEWIRLQKEIKKLSDRKRKIEDRIINDILNSAEVICATNSTAGSEFLSDYVFDVVFIDEASQSTEPSCLIPVIKGLKVVMAGDHKQLPPTVLNPDAKDLSFTMFERFMKIYPENTYMLKIQYRMNDIIKQFPSEEFYDGQLISDESVKDRKLSDITGKEGDAPITDDTPVVFIDTEGKFLEKQKKGSRSKYNPEEAKAVKSIVEKLKEIGVLTEDIGVITPYKDHEDYLKKIIPDVEVKTVDGFQGREKEVIVISLVRSNPEEEIGFLDDLRRLNVALTRAKRKVIIIGDSKTLSSNETYRKLIKFIKEKGTFVTVEEISLT; this comes from the coding sequence TTGAGGTTAAGATTTAAGGATAAACAGGAATACGTAACATACTGGGAAAACCTTGTAGAGCTTGAAAGAGAAGCTGAGAAGGATTTTCATCTTAACGAGATATTATCCCTTTCAGGTAAGGAGAGACAGAAAAAGGGAAGGGCTATCTTAGGTCTTCAGGGAAGGTATATAGGGGAGATCATAGGAGATTTTCAGGTTTACAGATTCTTCAAAGAAGATATGCCTGACCACCAGATAAATGTAGGTGATGTTGTTCTTGTCAGCAGAAAGCATCCTCTTAGGGATGGTATTGAAGGAACAGTCTTTGAAAAGGGAAAACATTTTATAACAGTTGTGTTTTCACAGATCCTCCCTTCCGGAAAAAAATGGAGAATAGATCTTTTTGTTAATGATATAACATTCAAGAGAATGTCAGGAACACTACATATGTTTGAGAAAGGCTACTCATTTTTCCCTGAGGACACAGTCTTAGGAGATAACGGATATACAGTCTGCGAAGAGGAGATACAGTTCTTCAACGAGAGCCTCAATCAGTTTCAGAGGGAAGCTGTAAAAAAAGCTGTATGCAGTGATAAGCTTTTCATGATACACGGACCTCCCGGAACTGGTAAGACAACAACACTCTTAGAGGTTATAATCCAGCATGTAAGCAAGGGGGACAGGGTTTTAGCCACAGCAGACAGTAATACAGCTGTTGATAACATTGTTGAAGGCCTTGTTGAGAGAGGTGTTAATGTTGTAAGGATAGGTCATCCTGCAAGGCTCAAGAAGGAGCTACTTGATGTTTCACTTGATGCTGTTGCTGAAAGCCATCCAGATTATAACGAGGTGAGGAGTATAGAAAAGAAGATAAAAAAATTAAAATCTCTTCAGGAGAGCTATAAAAAACCTACAGCCCAGAGAAGAAGGGGACTCTCTTACAGTGATATTTTAAAGTACGCAAAATCTGGAAAAAAGGTAAGGGGACACAGGATAGAGACACTAAAAAGTATGGCTGAGTGGATAAGACTCCAGAAGGAGATAAAGAAGCTCTCAGATAGAAAAAGAAAGATAGAGGACAGGATCATAAACGATATACTAAACAGTGCAGAGGTTATATGTGCGACAAACTCAACAGCTGGAAGTGAGTTTTTATCAGATTACGTTTTTGATGTTGTCTTTATTGATGAGGCATCACAGTCAACAGAACCTTCATGTCTTATCCCAGTTATAAAAGGACTTAAGGTTGTTATGGCTGGAGATCACAAACAGCTTCCACCTACAGTTCTAAATCCTGATGCTAAGGATCTTTCATTTACGATGTTTGAAAGATTTATGAAGATATACCCGGAAAACACATATATGCTCAAGATACAGTACAGGATGAATGATATTATAAAGCAGTTTCCATCTGAGGAGTTTTACGACGGTCAGCTTATATCAGACGAGAGCGTAAAGGACAGGAAGCTTTCGGATATTACAGGAAAGGAAGGTGATGCCCCAATAACAGATGATACCCCTGTTGTTTTTATTGATACAGAAGGTAAGTTTTTAGAGAAGCAGAAGAAGGGAAGCAGATCAAAGTACAACCCTGAAGAGGCAAAAGCTGTTAAATCTATAGTGGAAAAACTGAAGGAGATAGGCGTACTTACTGAAGATATAGGTGTTATAACACCTTACAAGGATCATGAGGATTATCTCAAAAAGATAATCCCTGATGTTGAGGTGAAAACTGTTGACGGTTTTCAGGGAAGGGAAAAAGAGGTTATCGTTATATCCCTTGTAAGATCAAACCCGGAAGAAGAGATAGGATTTCTTGATGATCTTAGAAGGCTAAATGTTGCTCTGACGAGGGCTAAAAGAAAGGTTATCATTATAGGGGACAGCAAGACACTCAGCTCTAATGAGACATACAGAAAACTTATAAAGTTTATAAAAGAAAAAGGAACATTCGTTACAGTTGAGGAGATCTCACTTACCTGA
- a CDS encoding protoglobin domain-containing protein: protein MERFEQILKDFDFTERDIKNINYLKPVMEKYKEEFIERFYQFIFRFPETKNFLKDDATVKRHQDKLREWYDDLLSGKYDYAYFLRLYRIGEKHVDIGLPTHYVNASFNFIRRFFIEKINKEFGLSEERNQLVVSIGKLLDINLDILTAAYREEELSRYQVMTKLEKTLFVISKKFSDMLDFTLVGALILVSFFVLGLFIYDIYQLVMGIVPIEKGILMTLGTLLILWAVSELMQEEIKHLKGGGFAIGAFIGVALAAVIRKILIVSLSAEKALELLSYGAIVLSLGVVYWLLAKKNR from the coding sequence ATGGAAAGATTTGAACAGATACTTAAAGATTTTGATTTTACTGAAAGGGATATAAAGAATATAAACTACCTTAAACCTGTTATGGAAAAGTATAAAGAGGAGTTCATAGAGAGGTTCTACCAGTTCATATTCAGATTTCCTGAGACAAAAAACTTTCTGAAAGATGATGCTACCGTAAAGAGACATCAGGACAAACTTAGAGAGTGGTATGATGATCTCCTTTCAGGTAAGTACGATTACGCATACTTTCTGAGACTTTACAGGATTGGAGAAAAACATGTTGATATAGGTCTTCCAACACATTATGTTAACGCAAGCTTTAACTTTATAAGGAGATTTTTTATTGAGAAGATAAATAAGGAGTTCGGTCTTTCAGAAGAGAGAAACCAGCTTGTTGTGTCCATAGGAAAGCTTCTTGATATAAATCTTGATATTCTCACAGCTGCGTACAGAGAAGAGGAGCTTAGCAGATACCAGGTGATGACAAAACTTGAGAAAACGCTCTTTGTTATATCAAAAAAGTTCTCAGATATGCTTGATTTTACACTTGTAGGTGCACTTATACTTGTCTCATTCTTTGTCCTCGGTTTGTTCATCTACGATATTTACCAGCTTGTTATGGGGATCGTTCCTATAGAAAAAGGGATACTTATGACACTTGGTACACTTCTGATCCTCTGGGCTGTAAGTGAGCTTATGCAGGAAGAGATAAAACATCTGAAAGGTGGCGGTTTTGCTATAGGAGCTTTTATAGGTGTAGCCCTCGCCGCTGTTATAAGGAAGATACTTATTGTATCCCTTTCCGCTGAGAAAGCACTTGAACTTTTAAGTTATGGAGCTATAGTGTTGTCCCTTGGAGTCGTTTACTGGCTTCTTGCAAAGAAAAACAGATAA
- the secA gene encoding preprotein translocase subunit SecA has translation MIGFFVKKIFGTKNEREIKKLKPFVDKINQLEKEFDSLSNKEIREKSLQLIKQVRSDEKLRDAITQGEMVDILPEAFALVKEAAKRTLGLRPFDVQLIGAMALHKGTVAEMKTGEGKTLVASISIYLNALTGKGVHLVTVNDYLAKRDAVWMGSIYKFLGLDVGVINTNHQSFIVKWVDEDKFNEAIEKDMRVWPKGYEGELLPSELFNIEARKNFFTEAVEAERRQAYEADITYGTNNEFGFDYLRDNMVFSKDQIVQVKGHHYAIVDEVDSILIDEARTPLIISGPSGEDVSIYYSADAFVKTLVKDEDFQIDEKNKTAVLTEKGVEKAEKYFNLENLYDPRNIDILHAITQSLRANTLFHRDVDYVVKDGEVIIVDEFTGRLMPGRRWSDGLHQAIEAKEGVKIEAENQTLASITFQNYFRMYDKLAGMTGTAETEAEEFKEIYGLDVLVIPTNKPVIRKDYPDLVYKTKREKYEAAIKEIEELHNQGRPILVGTASIETSEHLSALLKKKGIKHHVLNAKHHEKEAEIIAQAGRIGAVTIATNMAGRGTDILLGGNPEFLAKEILKKKGLTPEKATEEQYKEALKEAQKITAEEKKKVIELGGLAVIGTERHESRRIDNQLRGRAGRQGDPGSSRFYLSLEDDLLRLFGGDKLKALMDRLKIPDGEPIESTMVSKAIENAQKRVEGQNFQIRKRLLEFDDVMNKQRQVIYSLRRDILEGANLQEELKQWLYDVSLFYIDKYAPAEEYQEKWELKELEKSFKEWLGVDVKIPEDREWDRKELEDHIFEQLEQFYKNKEEQAGSQVMREFERYITLQVLDSLWKEHLHMLDRLRESVYLRGYAQRDPLVEYKKEAFNLFEDMLFRTKQNTLEYLFKVQIASEEEIQEEQRRKEEETERLLKEATATTDEQEARKKKKKKKVIKYKNRMERRKRKK, from the coding sequence ATGATAGGCTTCTTTGTCAAAAAGATATTCGGTACAAAAAATGAAAGGGAGATAAAAAAATTAAAACCTTTTGTTGATAAGATAAATCAGCTTGAAAAAGAGTTTGACAGTCTTTCAAACAAGGAGATAAGGGAAAAAAGCTTACAGCTAATCAAGCAAGTAAGATCTGATGAGAAGTTAAGGGATGCTATAACACAGGGAGAGATGGTTGATATTCTCCCTGAAGCATTTGCCCTTGTTAAGGAAGCTGCAAAGAGAACACTTGGACTTAGACCTTTTGATGTTCAGCTTATAGGTGCTATGGCTCTGCATAAGGGAACTGTTGCTGAGATGAAAACAGGTGAAGGTAAAACGCTCGTTGCCTCCATATCAATATATCTGAACGCCCTTACAGGAAAAGGTGTACATCTTGTTACTGTTAACGATTACCTTGCAAAAAGGGATGCCGTATGGATGGGATCTATATACAAGTTCTTAGGTCTTGATGTTGGTGTTATTAACACAAACCACCAGTCATTTATCGTTAAATGGGTTGATGAGGATAAGTTCAACGAGGCTATTGAAAAAGATATGAGAGTATGGCCCAAAGGTTATGAAGGAGAGCTTCTTCCTTCAGAGCTGTTCAATATAGAGGCGAGAAAGAACTTCTTTACTGAGGCTGTTGAGGCTGAGAGAAGACAGGCATATGAGGCCGATATAACTTACGGAACGAACAATGAGTTTGGATTTGATTATCTGAGAGATAATATGGTCTTTTCTAAGGATCAGATCGTTCAGGTAAAAGGTCATCATTACGCTATAGTTGACGAGGTTGACTCAATACTGATAGATGAGGCAAGAACACCCCTTATAATCTCAGGTCCATCAGGTGAGGATGTGAGTATATACTACTCGGCTGATGCTTTTGTTAAAACACTTGTAAAGGATGAGGACTTCCAGATAGATGAGAAGAACAAAACAGCAGTTCTGACAGAAAAAGGTGTTGAGAAAGCGGAAAAGTACTTTAATCTTGAAAACCTTTACGATCCAAGAAATATAGATATACTCCACGCCATAACACAGTCTCTCAGGGCAAACACCCTGTTCCACAGGGATGTTGATTATGTGGTTAAAGATGGAGAGGTGATAATTGTTGATGAGTTTACAGGAAGACTTATGCCGGGAAGAAGATGGTCTGACGGGTTACACCAGGCTATAGAGGCTAAGGAAGGTGTTAAAATAGAGGCTGAGAACCAGACGTTAGCATCAATAACATTCCAGAACTACTTCAGAATGTACGACAAGCTTGCAGGTATGACAGGTACAGCTGAGACAGAGGCTGAGGAGTTTAAGGAGATTTACGGTCTTGATGTTCTGGTTATACCTACAAACAAACCTGTTATAAGAAAGGACTATCCTGATCTTGTTTACAAAACAAAAAGGGAGAAGTATGAGGCTGCAATAAAAGAGATTGAGGAACTACACAATCAGGGAAGACCTATACTTGTTGGTACTGCATCAATTGAGACATCAGAGCATCTCTCAGCACTTTTAAAGAAAAAGGGTATAAAACACCATGTATTAAACGCAAAACATCACGAAAAAGAGGCTGAGATAATAGCACAGGCAGGTAGAATAGGAGCTGTAACCATAGCTACAAATATGGCAGGAAGGGGAACGGATATACTACTTGGTGGAAACCCTGAATTTCTAGCAAAGGAGATACTGAAAAAGAAAGGTCTTACACCTGAAAAGGCAACAGAGGAGCAGTACAAGGAAGCTTTAAAGGAAGCTCAGAAGATAACAGCGGAAGAGAAGAAAAAGGTTATAGAGCTTGGTGGACTTGCTGTTATAGGAACTGAAAGACATGAAAGTAGAAGGATAGATAACCAGCTCAGAGGTAGAGCTGGAAGACAGGGGGATCCTGGAAGCTCAAGATTTTACCTATCACTTGAGGATGATCTTTTAAGACTATTTGGTGGAGATAAACTCAAAGCATTGATGGACAGACTTAAGATACCTGATGGAGAGCCTATTGAAAGTACGATGGTATCAAAGGCTATAGAAAATGCACAGAAAAGGGTAGAAGGTCAGAACTTCCAGATAAGAAAGAGACTTCTTGAGTTTGATGATGTTATGAACAAGCAGAGACAGGTTATATACTCTCTGAGAAGGGATATACTTGAAGGTGCTAACCTTCAGGAAGAGCTTAAACAGTGGCTTTACGATGTGTCTCTGTTCTATATAGACAAGTACGCACCTGCTGAGGAGTATCAAGAAAAATGGGAGTTAAAAGAGCTTGAAAAATCATTTAAAGAGTGGCTTGGTGTTGATGTAAAGATACCTGAGGATAGAGAGTGGGACAGAAAAGAGCTTGAGGATCATATATTTGAGCAGTTAGAACAGTTTTACAAAAACAAGGAAGAGCAGGCAGGCTCTCAAGTTATGAGAGAGTTTGAGAGATACATAACACTCCAGGTTCTTGATTCTTTATGGAAGGAACACCTCCATATGCTTGACAGACTGAGAGAGTCAGTTTATCTGAGAGGTTACGCACAGAGAGATCCTCTCGTTGAGTACAAGAAGGAAGCTTTCAATCTTTTTGAGGATATGCTTTTCAGAACAAAACAGAACACACTTGAGTATCTGTTCAAAGTCCAGATAGCTTCTGAAGAGGAGATACAGGAAGAACAGAGAAGAAAAGAGGAAGAGACAGAAAGACTGCTTAAAGAGGCAACAGCAACAACTGACGAACAGGAAGCCAGGAAAAAGAAGAAAAAGAAAAAGGTCATTAAATACAAAAACAGAATGGAAAGAAGAAAGAGAAAAAAATAA
- the lspA gene encoding signal peptidase II — translation MERYYKFLATVFFIIAADLITKYIAVKYLFHGSITVIPGFFDLTLVWNRGAAFGILAEAPEAVRILILIIASTVAAILTMIYAYIKRSQLSNWEFYSLSLIAGGAIGNLYDRIFIGSVRDFIDIYIKDYHWPAFNIADASISLGIAGFIFYEIFLKNRKKEVQID, via the coding sequence ATGGAAAGATACTACAAGTTTCTTGCCACGGTTTTTTTTATAATAGCTGCTGATCTGATTACAAAGTATATTGCCGTTAAGTATCTGTTTCACGGCAGTATCACAGTTATTCCAGGTTTTTTTGATCTTACACTGGTGTGGAACAGGGGAGCAGCTTTTGGGATTCTTGCAGAAGCTCCTGAAGCTGTCAGAATCCTGATTCTTATTATTGCCTCCACAGTAGCAGCTATCTTAACTATGATTTACGCCTATATAAAAAGATCACAGCTTTCAAACTGGGAGTTTTACTCCCTTTCTCTTATAGCAGGAGGGGCTATCGGAAATCTTTACGACAGGATATTTATCGGATCTGTAAGGGATTTCATAGATATTTACATAAAAGATTACCACTGGCCTGCGTTCAATATAGCTGACGCATCAATATCTTTAGGTATAGCAGGGTTTATCTTTTATGAGATATTTCTAAAAAACAGGAAAAAGGAAGTCCAGATAGATTAA
- a CDS encoding TraR/DksA family transcriptional regulator → MDLQKIREELLQKRSEIIESLSNNNSEDLNEKTGVDDAADIVASELSRETLYKLSQAERETLFLIDIALKKIENGTYGVCEECGAPIGEKRLQAIPWVRLCIECSQNEETIKSFSSRNEDISYYHIIPDTFQEEEENKNIPE, encoded by the coding sequence ATGGATTTACAAAAGATCAGGGAAGAGCTTTTACAGAAAAGATCAGAAATTATTGAGTCTCTGTCCAACAACAACAGTGAAGACCTTAACGAGAAAACAGGTGTTGATGATGCTGCTGACATTGTTGCTTCTGAACTGAGCAGGGAGACTCTTTACAAACTCTCACAGGCAGAAAGGGAAACACTCTTTTTAATAGATATCGCTCTTAAAAAGATAGAAAACGGTACATACGGCGTTTGTGAAGAGTGCGGAGCTCCAATCGGTGAGAAGAGACTTCAGGCTATTCCCTGGGTGAGACTGTGTATTGAGTGCAGTCAGAATGAAGAGACAATAAAATCCTTCTCAAGTAGAAATGAAGATATCAGCTATTACCATATAATTCCTGACACATTCCAGGAAGAAGAAGAAAACAAGAATATACCTGAATAA
- a CDS encoding MFS transporter, translating to MEVLKDNHFRKTLFAGMVGNVLEWYDFVVYGFLAAILGKLFFPSGDPTVELLKSFAVFAVGFFARPVGALLFGYVGDRFGRKRSLMISILLMAGSTTAIGLLPTYAQIGILAPTLLVILKIMQGLSVGGEYTTSVSFVVEHAPKNKRGFFGSVAILGAVVGILLGSASGAVITKILSEDDLYGWGWRILFFTGILLGFIGYYVRRNIEETPKFRELEEKKAVDKHPVRDLFKEAKLKFFKTFSLSTFQAVGFYTIFVYIANHLSVFVKFPKATALTINTISMIILAILIPLFGVISDRIGRKPLILFSTGMTVLLSYPLFALLSKGDFYSALISQIIFSLITAGFMAILPTTLVEIFPTKIRNTGYSLGYNLPFAIFGGTAPLISTYLIKTTGDINSPAFYLIAAAFLAFVVGITLKETAKEPLQ from the coding sequence ATGGAAGTTCTTAAAGACAACCATTTCAGAAAAACATTATTTGCCGGAATGGTAGGTAATGTTCTTGAGTGGTATGATTTCGTTGTCTACGGATTCTTAGCTGCCATTCTTGGAAAACTTTTCTTCCCTTCAGGTGATCCGACTGTTGAGCTTTTGAAATCGTTTGCCGTATTTGCTGTTGGATTCTTTGCAAGACCTGTAGGAGCACTTCTTTTTGGATATGTTGGCGACAGATTTGGCAGAAAAAGGTCCCTTATGATATCAATTCTCCTTATGGCTGGATCAACGACAGCCATAGGACTGCTTCCAACCTATGCACAGATAGGAATTTTAGCTCCTACATTACTTGTTATCTTGAAGATCATGCAGGGTCTTTCTGTTGGTGGTGAGTATACAACATCAGTATCATTTGTTGTTGAGCATGCACCTAAGAATAAAAGGGGATTTTTTGGAAGTGTTGCTATACTCGGAGCTGTTGTTGGAATCCTGCTTGGGTCTGCCTCAGGGGCTGTGATAACGAAGATTCTGTCGGAGGACGATCTTTACGGCTGGGGCTGGAGAATTCTATTTTTCACAGGGATATTACTTGGTTTTATAGGATATTACGTAAGAAGGAATATTGAGGAAACTCCCAAATTCAGAGAGCTTGAGGAGAAAAAAGCTGTTGATAAACACCCTGTCAGAGATCTTTTTAAAGAGGCAAAGTTAAAATTTTTCAAAACATTCTCTCTCAGCACTTTTCAGGCTGTAGGTTTCTACACAATATTTGTTTATATAGCAAACCATCTGTCTGTTTTTGTTAAATTTCCAAAAGCTACAGCTTTAACTATAAATACGATAAGTATGATCATCCTAGCTATCCTTATACCTCTTTTTGGGGTAATATCAGACAGGATAGGCAGAAAGCCTCTTATTCTGTTCTCAACAGGTATGACAGTTTTACTTTCCTATCCTCTTTTTGCTCTTCTTTCAAAAGGGGATTTTTATTCTGCTCTCATTTCACAGATTATATTTTCCCTTATAACAGCAGGATTTATGGCTATACTCCCAACAACACTCGTTGAGATATTCCCAACTAAGATAAGAAATACAGGCTACTCTCTCGGATACAACCTTCCTTTTGCCATATTCGGGGGAACAGCTCCTTTAATATCAACATATCTTATTAAAACTACAGGGGATATAAACTCCCCTGCATTTTATCTTATAGCAGCAGCGTTCCTTGCGTTTGTTGTTGGGATCACACTAAAAGAAACAGCCAAAGAGCCGCTTCAGTAA